The Pigmentiphaga aceris DNA segment ATTTCCGAATAGAACGCGCCGCCATACAAGGCCAGGCAGACCGTGGCTGCCGTCATCGCGCTCATCTCAATGCCCGTCAGCACCGGCAAGGCGTAGTAGAACCACACCAACTGCACCAGTACCGGCGTGCACCGGAACACCTCGATGTACGCCCGCAAGGGCGCAGTGATCAAGGGGTTGCTGGACAGGCGACCCAGCCCGGTGACCAGGCCCACCAGCAATCCGAGCAGCACGCAGATGACCGTGAACAGCAGCGTGTACAACAAGCCGCTGACCAGCAGGCTGCGGTATTTCCACAGCACGCCGAAGTCCCAGTCATAACCCGGCGCGGCCCCGCCGAAGTGCTTGATCGCCGCCCACACACCAACCAGGGCAAGCAAGACCAGCACAGCCTTGCCGAGCCGGGAGCGGCCCGTGGGCTGCGCCCGCCAATCGGAAAAATCCATTACCAACCGCCTTTAAAACCTGATGCTTTAGCGCTTTTTTCTGCTTAGAACTTGATCTCGGCAGGGAAGGAACTAGCCGGCACGCCCGCCAGGTTTTCCATGTTCTTCAGAATCACGCCACGCACCTGATCCTTGGCACGGAAGTCCGCCAGCCAGGTGTTGACTGCCGTCTGCATGCCGGTGTCGGTTTCCTTGCGCAGCCCGATGCTCACCGGCGCGGTGTACATCGGTTGCGGGATGTACATGGTGCCGACCGATGCGCGCTTGACCAGCAGCGGCTGCGCCAGCAGAACCACCAGAATCTGGCAATCCGAGCGTCCGGACTGCAGCGACATGGTGGCCGCACCCGAGCTTTCCAGACGGGCGACGTCCGCCTTCGTCAGAATGCGCGAGGCGAGCTGGTCATGGCTTGAACCCACGTCGACCGCGATCTTCATGTTCGGTGCATTGAGCTCTTCCCAGGTCTTGGGAGCCACGCCCTTCTTGCACACGGCGGTATAGGTGTTCTCGAACAGCGTGTCCGAGAAATTCACCATTTCCTTGCGGGCTGGCGTGGGTGCCATGCCGAACATCGCGTCGATCCGGTTGGCCTGCAGGTCCAGGACCGCGTTGCCCCAGGTGGTTTCAACGTATTCGACCTTTGCGCCCAGGCTCTTGGCCAGGCTTTCAGAGAAGTCGGGGCCGAAACCTTCCCATTTCTTGGTGACGATGTCTTTGCTGAAGTAGGGGATGGCACCCGCCACCGCGCCGACGCGCAGGACTTTGGTACGTTGCACGCGGGCCAATGAGGTCTCGGCCTCTTGCGCGAATGCGAAGCCCGAGGCAGTGATACCGACTACGGCGGCAAGTGCGCAAAGAAAAGTTCGTTTGGTAGACATGGTCACTCCCAGCAAGAAGCCGGCATTGTATGAAAAGAAAAAGACACGTCTTTCCGGCAGGCAGAAAGTCTGGACATCCGCGCGGCCGTCGCCAGGCAAAATCATGGAAACGGCCCG contains these protein-coding regions:
- a CDS encoding amino acid ABC transporter permease, whose protein sequence is MDFSDWRAQPTGRSRLGKAVLVLLALVGVWAAIKHFGGAAPGYDWDFGVLWKYRSLLVSGLLYTLLFTVICVLLGLLVGLVTGLGRLSSNPLITAPLRAYIEVFRCTPVLVQLVWFYYALPVLTGIEMSAMTAATVCLALYGGAFYSEIVRGGIIAIESGQSEAAMALGMTRLQALRRIILPQAFKKMVPPLMNQSIMQLKNTSLLSVLAVPDLLYQGQLIAHDTYRPLEVYTFIAVAYFLVLLPVTMWAKRMEYGVVRKEA
- a CDS encoding transporter substrate-binding domain-containing protein, with translation MSTKRTFLCALAAVVGITASGFAFAQEAETSLARVQRTKVLRVGAVAGAIPYFSKDIVTKKWEGFGPDFSESLAKSLGAKVEYVETTWGNAVLDLQANRIDAMFGMAPTPARKEMVNFSDTLFENTYTAVCKKGVAPKTWEELNAPNMKIAVDVGSSHDQLASRILTKADVARLESSGAATMSLQSGRSDCQILVVLLAQPLLVKRASVGTMYIPQPMYTAPVSIGLRKETDTGMQTAVNTWLADFRAKDQVRGVILKNMENLAGVPASSFPAEIKF